GAAGTAGACACAACTGTCAAAATTGCTCCTAGAGTATCCATGTTGTGTCATAAAGGTATCAAATCTCCTATACCATTGTCTAGGAGAttgcttcaaaccatataatgattTTTTTAGTAAACAAACATGGTCCTCTTTTTCTTCAACTTGAAAACCTTCAGGTTGCTGCATATAAATCTGCTCTTCAAGTTCACCATGCAGAAAGgctgtttttacatccatttgctctAACTCCAAGTTATGAGAAGCAACTAATGCTAGTAAAACACGAATAGAACTATGTTTCACAACAGGTGAGAATATATCATTATAATCAATACCTTCTACTTGACTGTAGCCCTTTGCAACCAACCGTGCCTTGAATCTAGCATCTTCAACACCTGGAGTACGttctttcttcttgaagacccatttgcagccaactaTCTTCTTTCCTTTAGAAGCCTTCACTAACTCCCAAGTTTTATTTCTCAGGAGAGACTCAATCTCTTCCTGCATAGCAACTATCCACTGAGCTGAATCCTCACGAGATATAGCCTCTGAATACCCAGAAGGCTCATTAGCATCAAGTATTTCCTCTGCAATTGACAATGCATAAGCAACCATATCTGCATATCTCTGAGGTAGTCTAATATCTCTTCTCTGCCTATCTCTAGCTAGAGAAAACTGCTGCATTTGTGGAGTTTCCTCTACCTGAGCTGAATCTGTCATCTGCTGTTGTTGCTGGGAAGAATGCTTCACAATAATAGAACCACCACTTTCAAACTCCACCTGTTTCATGCTATTACCTGAAGGACCTGCATTAGATGAAACAACTTTCTCCTCTCTAGGAGATAACATtgcagattcatcaaaaataatatttctctcAATCAAAAATTTAGGAGATTTAGGATTAGGACACCAAAATCTATATCCTTTCACCCCTGATGCATAACCAAGAAAAATGCACTTTTTAGCTTTTGGATTTAATTTACcatcattaacatgaacataagcaggacatccaaaaatttttaaatcagaaTAATCAGGAGGATCACCTGACCACATCTCTTCTGGAGTCTTGCATGCAATGGCTGTAGCTGGAGAACGGTTCACTAAATAACAAGCTGTAGACACTGCCTCTGCCCAAAAGTCTTTGCTAAGACCTGCATTTGACAACATACAACGGGCTCTTTCTAAAagagttctgttcatcctctctgcCACTCCATTTTACTGTGGAGTGTATTTCACTGTACGGTGCCTGACAATACCTTCATTTTTACAAAACTCATTAAACTCACCAGAGCAAAATTCAAGCCCATTATCTGTCCTCAgccttttaattttcttcccagtttgtttttcaatcAAAACCTTCCACTGTTTGAATTGCCTGAACACTTCATCTTTATGTTTAAGCATAAACACCCAAACTTTTCtacaataatcatcaataaaagttagaaAATACCTGGCACCACCTTTTGAAGGAACACGGGCAGGACCCCAAAGATTAGAATGAATATAATCCAGAGTAGCCTTGGTTCTGTGAATTGCTGTTTGAAAGCTGACTTTCTTCTGCTTCCCAAAGATGCAATGCTCACAAAAATCCATCTTACCTGTACTCTGACCATAAAGCAAGCCTCTCTTGCTCAACATAGTCATGCCCTTTTCACTCATATGTCCAATCTCATATGTCAAAGTTTAGTGACTTCTGATTCTGACATAGAAGGGGATGCAGCAGCTACTGCACCTGTAACTGTAGTGCCCATCAAAGTGTACAAAGTACTGGACCTTTTGGCTTTCATCAAAACAAGAGCACCTCTACAAACTCTGAGAACTCCACCTTCAGCTGAATACTTGCACCCATTGGCTTCAAGGGTGCCTAGGGAGATGAGATTCTTCTTCAAGTCAGGAACATGTCTAACCTGTGTCAATGTCCTCACTATGCCATCATGCATTTTAATTCGAATTGAACCTATCCCAACAGTCTTGCATGGGGCATTATTCCCCATCAAGACAACTCCACCATCAATCTGCTCATAGGTGTAGAACCAGTCCCTGTAAGGACACATGTGGTAGGAGCAACCCAAATCTAAAATTCATTCATCCTTGGATCTGTCAATATTAATAGATAAAACATAATCATAGGACTCATCTTTTGCAACTCCAACCTCTGCTGCATTCTCAGATTTTTCTGCTtctcttttctgtttgtttttcaacTTGTAACAATCAATTTTGATGTGTCCCTTTTTCTTACAGTAATTGCAGACTTTAGACTTGTTTCTTGACTTTGATCTGcgctcttccttctttttctcaaaagttCTCTCTTGAGACCGGCCTCTGGCCACAAGGCCTTCAGAAACCCCTTCACTGTTACCACCAGTTAAGTTCCTATCCATCAACTCTTTTGAAAATAGGGATGATTTCACATCTTCAATAGAAATAGAATCTCTACCATAAAGTAGAGTTTCTCTAAAGTGTTTAAATGATGGTGGTAAAGAGCAGAGCAATAAAAGGACTTGGTCCTCATCTTCAATCTTGACTTCTAAATTCTCTAGATCCATAAGAATAGAATTAAATTCATCAAGATGGGTTTTTACAGATGTACCTTCAACTATCTTCAACATAAAGAGACGCTGCTTCAAATGTAGCTTGCTGGTGAGGGACTTTGTCATGTACAACGACTCTAACTTGAACCACAAAGCAGCCGCTAACTTCTCATGGATGACTTCCCGCAGAACTTCGTTCGACAAGCACAACTGAATCGTAGCCAGAGCTTTCTCATCCATCTCTTGTTTCTCTTCTTCAGATAATGTGGCCGGCATCTTCTCCTTTCCAAGTAACGCCTTCTGCAACCCCTGCTGCATCAAGATCGCGCGCATCTTAACTTGCCAAATACCGAAACTAATATTCCGATCGAACTTCTCGATTTCGAACTTCGCAGCCATCTGAAATCCTTCACAAAGTAGCAAACGGAGCTTGTGTGCAGACAGAACGAGCGATCTGataaccaggctctgataccagtttgtTGGGATAAACTCGCACACAAACACAGATAATAATGCCACTGGTACAAATGGACACCAGAATCGCACCTTCAACGCAgaacgaaaaaaaaaatatagggaagaagaagaagaacacacagatttacgtggttcggagaTCAAAAAGATACTCCTACGTCTACGGGCGGAGGCGAGAAATTTTCACTATGTAAGAATCAATAGTACATCAAAAGAGAAGCTTTTgtaatctctctctttctctccttttaaTTCTTTCACTCGTGAAAAATATATTAACAGAATGAGAGGAAGAATATCTCTTGAAAgaatcaaaaaaagaagaaaattccGCTGCATTGCCAAAAGAGAGATCCGCGTGTGGGAAAAAGAAATCTCGCTGAAAAGAAAATCCCACTGCATTGCCAAAAGAGAGGCTCCACCAAAATTATGGGTAGAAACGGAAAGGAAAAACTGCTCGATTGATCGAGTCAACCTGACAATGAACATTCGAATGGAAggctatataatataattattaatattacaaatataaaaaaaaagctaGCAATTCAGTCCCCAGTACAGCGCACATGGTTTAAGAAGAGAAGCTTCACTCATGTCCAACTCTCTCATCGGATACCTCAGATTCTCATCCACTTCCTAAATCTGCCGCTGCTATCACAAGACATGATCCCatcagctaaaaaaaaaaaaaaaaagacattcgTACTCAACCTTTCCACCTAAAAGGATGGCTCTACTTTATTCAGCACACGCAAATGCTCAACACCTCTTCCCCTCTTATCTATATCTATAAACATTCCTGGATACCTTATTCTTAGGTATATTCATATCCAATACAAGAGATAACGATCAAAGGCTAATGGAAGAAAGATGCATTCATGCACATATTCCCCCCTATATTCCTTCATGCTGAGCTCAGAGTAGCTTATCAGACTGGGCAGGCAACCTCCTGTAGAAATTGAAGGGCACCGACGGCACCTTGCTCCTGAACTTGGGGTGGCGAAGCAGGTAGAGCCCGAGGATCACCACCACCACCTGAATTGGCGTCACGTAGAGGATTACGGCCACGATCAGCGACAGCATGATGAAGATGGCGGTCGCCCTTGGGTCCCTCCAGCTGAGTATGGCCTGCGCCCGCTCCCCCTGCGTCGCCAGGTCCCCCACCACCGTCTGCACCCGCCCTGCCACGCTCCTCAGCCGGTCATACCTCATCCTCACAATGTCGGTGGGCTTCGACGTTGGAAATGTATCGAACTCTTCGTCGAGCTCGTCTGGGTGTGTGAATTCAGCATAGGACAGCTTTACGTCCATGTGCGGCGGTTGCCGTGGCCTGAACCTGTAGTTCCATATGCCGATCATGAACAGGTAGAGGAAAATTGTTGGCAGGATCAACTCTGGGTAGCAGACCAGTATCAAAAACAGGACATGGACGAGTATTGTGGTGATGGGGTTCTTCCAATTCCGAATTCCATCAAACCATCGGCCGATGGCGCCGAGGCCGGAGAGGAGAGCACTGATGCGGAAGAAATTGGCCTTGCTCCGCCGTAGGCTCCACATGTGCGAGTCCACGTCAAGCATGTACTCCACCACCTCTCGTCGGAGTGGCGGCTCGGCACGGGCGAGACGGATGGCAACAATCTGCATTGCCTGGTGCCGGAGGATGTCCAGTTGAACAACTGGGATGGGCTTAACGTAGTGCATCTTCGGGAGCAGCGGCTTCCCGTAGAGGGCCACCATGTTGACCCACGCCGTGCAGGTGAACCTCACCGCTAAATGGAGCTCCCCGGTCTTCTTGAGGCCGGATGTCTGGAGGACTAGCAGAGGATATAAATGGGTATAAACTCGATCGATCTGCAATGTCGATAGCCGGATTCGGACCTTGCCGATCCTCTGGTCTTTGGCATCGTCCTTGTTGCCGGAAATGTGGCAATTGTCGAAGACGGCGATGGTGATGACGGTGCAGGGGTCGAAGACCTCCCAAGTGTACTGCTCGTGCCATCGAGGGGCGAGGCTGTTGAGAATTGTCCGAGTTCTAACCCATTTGGGGCCATACTTGGCGACGCAGTAGGCATCAGTGAGCTTGCCATCCTTGGCCTTCATCGGCATTAGATTCTGGGCGTTGAGAATTCCCAGCTCCAGTAACCCAATGCTCGACTTGCGGAGCTTCTTCGACGCCGGCTGGAGGTCGCTGCTGTAATGAGTGGATTCATCGAGCACATGGTAACCCAATTCCAGGCAGAGCCAGAGGCAGACCTTGCTGGTGAATTTGGGCTCTTTCTTCTTCTCACCATTGGCGGCCTCGTCCACCGTGGAGGTCGGCTTGAATAGACTGAACCACCGGGGCTCCACGGGCGGCTTGCGGTGGTCGATGCGCTGGACGGCGTTCGACAGCGGCAGCACCAGCCGGCCGAGGGGCTCCTTGTCCTCGACGGTGACCACCAGCGGCTCGTCCAACGGCTCCGACGCCACGAACATGAACTCCTGGTTCCACACCGGGTTCCGCGAGGCGACCGGGTTGGTGCGGCGGGATTGCCCGCCGAGCTGAAGCCTGAGCGACACGCTCGGCTGCCGGGACTTGTCGAGCAGAACAAGGTCCTGAGCCTCGACTGCAAGCACGCGGAGGTAGACGAGCTTCGGCGAGAAGTAGACCTTGCAGCGAGTGTGGTGCAGGCCCTCGACGCCGATGTTGTGGGCGTCGGAGTGCCACGCGTCCGGGAAGGCCTCGTCGGCCTGCGTCCCCTCCCAAACAGCAAGCATGATCTCTCCCTTATTCAACTTGTCACCCTTCTTGTCCTCCAGCCTGTACCATTGCGGAGCGAGAGGACTGTCCGGCGGCACCCGGAGAGGGACGTCGGTGAGGTCCAGCTGGATCCTTCCGACGAAGTCGTCCTTCACGATATCGTGGTCTTTGACGGTGACTTCTAACACATTGGCCTGGAGGCGATCTTTCGAAAAGGCGAACACCTGGCGCCAGACGGGGTTCTCGTTCTTCTCCAGGTATTTGGTGGTGCCTTTGTAGTTGCCGAGCTTGACCTCGACGTAGGGGTCGAGGGAGCCGGTCAAGTCCATGGTGGGGAGGTCCCGGGCCTTGACGACGTTCACGTAGAGGAAGTGCATCGGCTCGACGAGGTCGTAGGTGGAGGAGATCTTGTCGCGGCCGCGGTATCCGAGGCGGCCGGCGAGGGGCGGGTAGGTCTCCACCAGGCCGAACTCCGGCGCGCCGGGGCGCGCCGGCATCGGTCCGGCGCCGGGGACCGCCCGGACCTGCATCACCGCCGGCTCCGCCCGAGCCTGCCGCTGGTCTACCACGACGCCGCCACCCACCGGCGCCGCCGGCTTCTCTCCCGAGCCGCCTCCCATTGCCTGCTTCATCTGGGAGAACTCGAACCCCAGTCCCCCTCCGGCGCCGACGGAGTAGAACATCCTCGGATCCTCCGCCGCCGGctgcttcttcttctccttgtggTTGTGGGCGGCCCTCTCGCCGTCGACGGCCGGATTAGGTATCGGAATAGAGGAAGGGGGGACACCAGCGGGGGCTGGAGCGGGGGCGGGGAAGGGGTTGGAGGAGTCGGGAGGAGGTAGACGCGGAGACCGATGTCGCCGCGGATGTGGGAGAAGAGGCCGCGCTTCTCGAGGGGGAAGCGCTGGACGGGGGCATCGGCAGGGGCGAGGGCGACGGAGGCGCCGGAGATGCGGACGCGGCCGAGGAACTGGCGGTTGTGGCCGTGTCTTCCGCTGCCATCGGAAGGGGAGCGGCTGTCGTGGTAGACGGAGACGTTGATGGTCTTGTTGGGAAGATCGGAGGGATCAGAGACGTTGAACAAAAACTTCTCGTTCCAGGAAGGGCTGAGATCTTTGACCTTGGTCTGGGTGCGGTGGCGCTGGCCGTCAAACTCCACCTCCACAAAGGGGTTCGCCGAGCCCTGCCCGTCTTTGGGCATCAAGTCGGCGGCGTCCACCACCTCCACCGCCACCTtcatctcctctttctctctttctaagTGTTTCTACTTTGGGATAGGAGTTGAGAGGTTGGAGTTCACTCAGGTCAGTAACATCACCAGCAAGATCGTGTGGGTGTGGATGTGCGTGCGCGTGCGGAGAGGAAGAGGTCTGTGGAAAAGGTAGCGAGTGGTCGTTGCGTCGATGGCTTAGAGTGCGGGTAGAATGGAGCAAAGCGGTGGAATGGGTGGTGGGGATTGGGGATGAGAACAAAGGAGCGGATGTAGAAGGAGACGTGTGTCGGTTCGGAGTGAGGTGGCCCCAATTCGGGTGGTGATTTTGTGTCCCTAATgggggtgatttttttttttttttgggggggggggtggggggaagAATGTATGTTGATTTACATGTGTTGTTATGTTTTATTTATTGTTTAAAGTTTCATGCACCAAAAAAAGTTTGATgttgattaaaatattaaatattggaGAAAACCCATCCACTAACGATGTGGGACCGGTTATGAGGGACAACATTATCAATATTGTTTAGACTTCTCTTTCAATAATGCTCAAGCATTATCCCTTTATTAAATTAGTTGTTATATCCTTTTCATCTTTGGGATGGACATACAGTATCTGTGATTGTCTATATAGATATACAAAGGAGTTCATCAAACAAAGTGGAGTGTGTATTTATAACACCTATGACTACATTATTTCCTTTTACAATATTGGAGAGAAAGGATGTAACTAGCTGACAAAGGATGGACCAAATTGACTTAGTTCAGAGCATTGCGCATTATTGAAAAAAtagtaataatattataatatgttTTAAGATACTTAAATGTACTTGGTTGGTCATGAATGCATTCTCCTTCTGCTCATGTCTCAATGGAGGAAGGGTTTATTTAAGAAGACTAGGTAACTTTTATCGGTCTTTATTTACTTCTTCTCAGCAAAGGGTACTCATTAATTGACTGGAGAGAGATTGTACGCTAGCTTTCCAGGTTGCCTCTCTTTGACTGGTTCTCAGCTTATTGGTGAGTAAAAGTAGTATCCGGAAGGTATAGAATGGAAGATTTCTCCTTTTGAATATGGAATACGGCTCTGCGTCTGATGCGGATTTTCCACTAAAGATTCAAAGGGTTTGAGCTTTTAGGCTTGCAGCGTGCCCTCCCCAGCTACAAAGAAAGGTCACAGCCTTGTAATGCCATTGCCTACCGGTCCTCtcctttgattttttaaaaattaattaagtacGGCCTGCCAGTCCTTTGGGTCCATTTTGAATCTTCCATTAGCGAAAAGCTGGCCCATAAACTGCAAACATCGACCACTAATCCCTCTGTCTCTGTTGGAAAGTCCCAAATAAAGATGGTCGGAAAGATTCGGTGATCTCTTGGCATTGGAAAGGCTTCCTTTTTACACAATCCAgcaaagaaggggcatggctgCCCATATAGATAATAGTTAGTACAGGGATGGAAAAGAGACAAGAGGTTTACTTTTAGGATTTGTTCGATTTTCCGGAAGAGGAAGAAGGGGGACAGTATAGTGAAATATAAATTGTCCTGTatgaatcaagattttttttcttccacaaatacttttaatcttagtagcttatattttttttctcct
Above is a genomic segment from Elaeis guineensis isolate ETL-2024a chromosome 1, EG11, whole genome shotgun sequence containing:
- the LOC105036827 gene encoding LOW QUALITY PROTEIN: FT-interacting protein 3 (The sequence of the model RefSeq protein was modified relative to this genomic sequence to represent the inferred CDS: inserted 1 base in 1 codon); this encodes MKVAVEVVDAADLMPKDGQGSANPFVEVEFDGQRHRTQTKVKDLSPSWNEKFLFNVSDPSDLPNKTINVSVYHDSRSPSDGSGRHGHNRQFLGRVRISGASVALAPADAPVQRFPLEKRGLFSHIRGDIGLRVYLXPDSSNPFPAPAPAPAGVPPSSIPIPNPAVDGERAAHNHKEKKKQPAAEDPRMFYSVGAGGGLGFEFSQMKQAMGGGSGEKPAAPVGGGVVVDQRQARAEPAVMQVRAVPGAGPMPARPGAPEFGLVETYPPLAGRLGYRGRDKISSTYDLVEPMHFLYVNVVKARDLPTMDLTGSLDPYVEVKLGNYKGTTKYLEKNENPVWRQVFAFSKDRLQANVLEVTVKDHDIVKDDFVGRIQLDLTDVPLRVPPDSPLAPQWYRLEDKKGDKLNKGEIMLAVWEGTQADEAFPDAWHSDAHNIGVEGLHHTRCKVYFSPKLVYLRVLAVEAQDLVLLDKSRQPSVSLRLQLGGQSRRTNPVASRNPVWNQEFMFVASEPLDEPLVVTVEDKEPLGRLVLPLSNAVQRIDHRKPPVEPRWFSLFKPTSTVDEAANGEKKKEPKFTSKVCLWLCLELGYHVLDESTHYSSDLQPASKKLRKSSIGLLELGILNAQNLMPMKAKDGKLTDAYCVAKYGPKWVRTRTILNSLAPRWHEQYTWEVFDPCTVITIAVFDNCHISGNKDDAKDQRIGKVRIRLSTLQIDRVYTHLYPLLVLQTSGLKKTGELHLAVRFTCTAWVNMVALYGKPLLPKMHYVKPIPVVQLDILRHQAMQIVAIRLARAEPPLRREVVEYMLDVDSHMWSLRRSKANFFRISALLSGLGAIGRWFDGIRNWKNPITTILVHVLFLILVCYPELILPTIFLYLFMIGIWNYRFRPRQPPHMDVKLSYAEFTHPDELDEEFDTFPTSKPTDIVRMRYDRLRSVAGRVQTVVGDLATQGERAQAILSWRDPRATAIFIMLSLIVAVILYVTPIQVVVVILGLYLLRHPKFRSKVPSVPFNFYRRLPAQSDKLL